A single window of Archangium gephyra DNA harbors:
- a CDS encoding winged helix-turn-helix domain-containing protein → MHRRVPPPSPIWVGRQSELERLQVMLLHLPVALVYGVGGVGKSTLVYALAAGRGGPVVYDSVSAGEPLAALVDDVRRQLARGAVPEAMDDEERLRDLAERLDESGALWVLDDLHRLEENARIRLVDALGRELRNGRFVATSRELVPMLGGTADRFELKLGGLDEQNARALWANLDTLYGPSSGFDVAWTRSRGNPFHLRRAHAGGVHEEDPLSAALRTLSADQRLIATVLALSAFDMNVTLVERLLPEPRARAALRELVVRLILEVDGSGRCMLHDIHRDALLASLSGEELREHHARIAELLSTAEMDPVVRVRERCRHLCACERFAEAGQLLLESGAELIRLGVASELFRGFEALPPEHRTPEIIHARARTLARLLDVRRAHEELIRLDVSKAREPLDIQASLAHVSMLAGDLAAAEHQARAVLEDPRATDALRMRTGTVFALTRTYRGFGDEARAFIDAAERRAALPVHLGFLRFTRAFTFWLDERNAEAVEAMGSARAVARDAPPTFRAGVLGPMFYAGLLSSTGRFERAGELLKQTESLVRHEQDPRLRVSWHAMHAMFLHERGERAAALAELRTLEDAFHRSGELLGELWARVWIGRELMLLGQCAEAERLLGETDALARERGILGICAAVERSRREEPLLRLREERVETPHPEKRGEVTRAKAITALLSVAAGDTVAARGAIEAVRAAALGTDYGLDRAMVALAESLAARLAGNPDAEREARQRAEAEASAASVDPGLLGRLSDALGATRLVTASGRSMLAEAPRDDGHVIVDARRHELRYPGHVVALKQRPVLRKLLYALANRPGDVLPKELLVEQTWNKPYEPLVHDNLLWVNVCRLRELVSGSGMTLERDERGYQLRVPEQFVYIAPGRGD, encoded by the coding sequence ATGCATCGACGTGTGCCGCCACCATCTCCCATCTGGGTGGGCCGCCAATCGGAGCTCGAGCGCCTCCAGGTGATGCTCCTGCACCTGCCCGTGGCGCTCGTGTACGGCGTCGGGGGTGTCGGCAAGTCAACGCTCGTCTACGCCCTGGCGGCGGGCCGCGGAGGCCCCGTCGTCTACGACAGCGTGTCCGCCGGGGAGCCGCTCGCCGCGCTCGTCGACGATGTACGCCGGCAGCTGGCGCGAGGTGCCGTCCCCGAGGCCATGGATGATGAGGAGCGGTTGAGGGACCTGGCCGAGCGGCTCGATGAGAGCGGGGCGCTCTGGGTGCTGGATGACCTGCACCGGCTGGAGGAGAACGCGCGCATCCGCCTGGTGGATGCCCTGGGCCGGGAGCTGCGGAATGGGCGCTTCGTGGCCACCTCGCGCGAGCTCGTCCCGATGCTCGGGGGCACGGCGGACCGCTTCGAGCTGAAGCTCGGCGGGCTCGACGAGCAGAACGCCCGGGCGCTGTGGGCGAACCTCGACACGCTCTACGGCCCCTCCTCCGGCTTCGACGTGGCGTGGACACGCAGCCGGGGCAATCCCTTTCACCTGCGGCGCGCGCACGCGGGCGGCGTGCACGAGGAGGATCCCCTCTCCGCCGCCCTCCGCACGCTGTCCGCCGACCAGCGCCTCATCGCCACCGTGCTCGCGCTCTCGGCGTTCGACATGAACGTGACGCTGGTGGAGCGGCTGCTGCCGGAGCCCCGGGCCCGCGCCGCGCTGCGCGAGCTCGTCGTGCGGTTGATTCTCGAGGTGGACGGCAGCGGCCGCTGCATGCTGCACGACATCCACCGCGATGCCCTCCTGGCGTCGCTGAGCGGCGAGGAGCTGCGGGAGCACCACGCGCGGATCGCCGAGCTGCTATCCACGGCCGAGATGGATCCCGTGGTGCGGGTGCGCGAGCGCTGCCGCCACCTGTGCGCCTGCGAGCGTTTCGCGGAGGCGGGCCAGTTGCTGCTGGAGTCCGGCGCGGAGCTCATCCGCCTGGGCGTGGCGAGCGAGCTCTTCCGCGGCTTCGAGGCGCTCCCCCCCGAGCACCGCACGCCGGAGATCATCCATGCCCGGGCGCGCACGCTCGCGCGCCTGCTCGACGTGCGCCGCGCCCATGAGGAGCTCATCCGGCTGGACGTGAGCAAGGCCCGCGAGCCGCTCGACATCCAGGCCTCGCTGGCGCACGTGTCGATGCTCGCGGGTGACCTGGCGGCCGCCGAGCACCAGGCCCGGGCGGTGCTGGAGGATCCACGCGCCACCGACGCACTCCGGATGCGCACGGGGACGGTGTTCGCGCTCACCCGCACCTACCGTGGCTTCGGTGACGAGGCGCGCGCCTTCATCGACGCCGCCGAGCGCAGGGCGGCCTTGCCGGTGCACCTGGGCTTCCTGCGCTTCACGCGCGCCTTCACCTTCTGGCTCGACGAGCGCAACGCCGAGGCCGTGGAGGCCATGGGGAGCGCGCGGGCCGTTGCCAGGGATGCGCCGCCCACGTTCCGCGCGGGCGTGCTCGGGCCCATGTTCTACGCGGGCCTGCTCTCGAGCACCGGACGCTTCGAGCGGGCCGGGGAGCTGCTGAAGCAGACCGAGTCCCTGGTGCGCCACGAGCAGGACCCGCGCCTGCGCGTCTCCTGGCACGCCATGCACGCGATGTTCCTCCACGAGCGCGGCGAGCGCGCGGCGGCGCTGGCCGAGCTGCGGACGCTCGAGGACGCCTTCCACCGCTCGGGCGAGCTGCTGGGCGAGCTGTGGGCGCGCGTGTGGATTGGCCGCGAGCTGATGCTGCTGGGTCAGTGCGCGGAGGCCGAGCGCCTGTTGGGGGAGACGGACGCCCTGGCCCGGGAGCGCGGCATCCTCGGCATCTGTGCCGCGGTCGAGCGTTCCCGGCGCGAGGAGCCACTGTTGCGCCTGCGCGAGGAGCGCGTCGAGACGCCCCACCCCGAGAAGCGGGGCGAGGTGACCCGGGCGAAGGCCATCACGGCGCTGCTGTCGGTGGCGGCGGGAGACACGGTGGCCGCACGGGGGGCGATCGAAGCGGTGCGCGCGGCGGCGCTCGGCACGGACTACGGGCTGGATCGCGCCATGGTGGCGCTCGCGGAGTCGCTGGCGGCGCGGCTGGCGGGCAACCCGGACGCGGAGCGGGAAGCGCGCCAGCGGGCCGAGGCCGAGGCGAGCGCCGCCTCCGTCGACCCGGGCCTGCTGGGCCGCCTCTCCGATGCGCTCGGCGCCACCCGGCTCGTCACCGCCAGTGGGCGCTCGATGCTGGCCGAGGCGCCGCGCGACGACGGGCACGTCATCGTCGACGCGCGCAGACACGAGCTGCGCTACCCCGGGCACGTCGTCGCGCTCAAGCAGCGGCCCGTCCTGCGCAAGCTGCTCTACGCCCTGGCGAACCGCCCCGGGGACGTCCTGCCCAAGGAGCTGCTCGTGGAGCAGACGTGGAACAAGCCCTATGAGCCGCTCGTGCACGACAACCTGCTCTGGGTGAATGTGTGCCGGCTGCGCGAGCTCGTGAGCGGCTCGGGAATGACGCTCGAGCGTGACGAGCGGGGCTATCAACTCCGGGTGCCGGAGCAGTTCGTCTACATCGCGCCCGGACGGGGCGATTAG
- a CDS encoding formylglycine-generating enzyme family protein, which produces MPLRLPVSPRALIALVLALLPSGARAAGDCPAGFSRTAPEVRAPEGMRRVPAGRFWMGRERSLRKDEQPRHAVCLDAFFLDETLVTVEAFGQFVERTGYTTTAERLGYGMVAHEGMAEWEWRRTPGATWRAPFGASAPAGFAQRPDHPVTMVSHFDAVAFCRSRGGRLPTEAEWEYAMRAGTTLTRFPWGESPQRPDGQYGLNFWQGPDHRQASRDDGHVYLSPVRAFPPNAWGFFDPVGNVWQLVADVYEADTYARRAAGVLNPLRTGAGGDRVARGGSWWCSAKTCHGYGLFYRGKAKPEAPFNNVGFRCARDVEAKSP; this is translated from the coding sequence ATGCCTCTTCGGCTACCAGTGAGTCCGCGCGCGCTCATCGCCCTGGTGCTCGCGCTCCTGCCGTCCGGAGCCCGGGCCGCCGGGGACTGTCCGGCCGGCTTCTCGCGGACGGCGCCCGAGGTGCGCGCCCCGGAGGGCATGCGCCGGGTGCCCGCGGGGCGCTTCTGGATGGGCCGTGAGCGCTCGCTGCGCAAGGACGAGCAGCCGCGCCACGCCGTGTGCCTGGACGCCTTCTTCCTCGACGAGACGCTCGTCACGGTGGAGGCCTTTGGCCAGTTCGTCGAGCGCACCGGCTACACGACGACCGCCGAGCGGCTGGGCTACGGCATGGTGGCCCACGAGGGCATGGCCGAGTGGGAGTGGCGCCGCACCCCGGGCGCGACGTGGCGTGCTCCCTTCGGCGCCTCCGCTCCCGCGGGCTTCGCGCAGCGCCCGGACCACCCCGTCACGATGGTGAGCCACTTCGACGCGGTGGCCTTCTGCCGCTCGCGGGGCGGGCGTCTGCCCACGGAAGCCGAGTGGGAGTACGCGATGCGCGCGGGCACGACGCTCACGCGCTTTCCCTGGGGCGAGTCTCCCCAGCGGCCCGACGGCCAATATGGCCTGAACTTCTGGCAGGGCCCGGACCACCGCCAGGCCAGCCGCGACGATGGCCATGTGTACCTGTCCCCGGTGCGCGCCTTCCCTCCGAATGCGTGGGGCTTCTTCGATCCGGTGGGCAATGTCTGGCAACTGGTCGCGGACGTCTACGAAGCCGACACCTATGCCCGCCGCGCGGCCGGGGTGCTCAATCCGTTGCGGACGGGAGCCGGCGGGGACCGCGTGGCGCGGGGCGGCTCGTGGTGGTGCTCGGCGAAGACGTGCCACGGCTACGGCCTGTTCTACCGGGGCAAGGCGAAGCCCGAGGCCCCCTTCAACAACGTGGGCTTCCGCTGCGCCCGGGACGTCGAGGCGAAGTCCCCCTAA
- a CDS encoding serine/threonine-protein kinase translates to MIESGARIGDYEIWGRIGGGGMSDVWLARHVLLASPLVVKTLKPHFQADPEERYRRMLNEARLMARVPSHRVVRATDVRIHQGTPLLVQEYVDGIDMDEVDVRRRRALGYGLPLWFVCEVLAQVAEGLAAAHLTGILHRDLKPSNILDSPELGTKLGDFGIAVARNVGGASGGEISGTGPYMAPEVLRGEAFDRRADVFGLGATAYHLRYGRPPFEGIAPRLRGESHPVFPSPSGPEEAYFQHVLARMLAPHPEARFPDVAHVRHLFARLAATTRPPGTATRLEDGTLTLGSTRIICETGDLALAQVDGIVSPAVPQLNMTGGAAAALRAHGGESIQEEAHHWGEQPLGACISTGAGRLACQRVLHAVSAWEEVSCIGRAMQRALLTAEEEGLSSLAVPALGTGAGRVTVEASARAEASALRWHLLLGGSRLREVRFVLFEESLRERFRDVLESVLLDADAPTPEVGRPAQILEAAPDDRTFVPAVARRLA, encoded by the coding sequence ATGATCGAGTCCGGCGCACGCATCGGGGATTACGAGATCTGGGGCCGTATTGGCGGCGGCGGGATGAGCGACGTGTGGCTCGCGCGGCATGTACTGCTGGCGTCGCCGCTGGTGGTGAAGACGCTCAAGCCGCACTTCCAGGCGGACCCCGAGGAGCGCTACCGGCGCATGCTCAACGAGGCCCGGCTGATGGCGCGAGTGCCCAGCCACCGCGTGGTGCGAGCCACCGACGTGCGCATCCACCAGGGAACACCGCTGCTGGTGCAGGAGTACGTGGACGGCATCGACATGGACGAGGTGGACGTGCGCCGGCGCCGGGCCCTGGGGTACGGGCTGCCGCTGTGGTTCGTCTGCGAGGTGCTCGCCCAGGTGGCCGAGGGGCTCGCGGCCGCGCACCTCACCGGCATCCTGCACAGGGATCTCAAGCCGTCGAACATCCTGGACTCGCCGGAGCTGGGCACCAAGCTGGGAGACTTCGGCATCGCGGTGGCCCGGAACGTGGGCGGAGCGAGCGGAGGGGAGATCTCGGGCACCGGGCCGTACATGGCCCCCGAGGTGTTGCGCGGGGAGGCGTTCGACCGGCGCGCGGACGTGTTCGGCCTGGGCGCCACCGCCTATCACCTGCGCTACGGGCGGCCGCCCTTCGAGGGAATCGCGCCCCGGCTGCGGGGCGAGTCGCACCCCGTCTTCCCGAGTCCCAGCGGACCCGAGGAGGCGTACTTCCAGCACGTGCTGGCGCGCATGCTCGCGCCGCACCCCGAGGCGCGCTTCCCCGACGTGGCCCATGTGCGTCACCTGTTCGCGCGGCTGGCGGCCACCACGCGCCCACCGGGCACCGCCACACGGCTGGAGGATGGCACCCTGACGCTCGGCTCCACGCGGATCATCTGCGAGACCGGGGACCTGGCGCTGGCGCAAGTGGACGGCATCGTGAGCCCGGCGGTGCCCCAGTTGAACATGACGGGTGGGGCCGCGGCGGCCCTGCGGGCCCACGGCGGGGAGAGCATCCAGGAGGAGGCGCACCACTGGGGAGAGCAGCCGCTCGGGGCGTGCATCTCCACGGGGGCGGGGCGGCTCGCGTGCCAGCGGGTGCTGCACGCGGTGAGCGCCTGGGAGGAGGTCAGTTGCATCGGCCGGGCGATGCAACGGGCGCTGCTCACCGCGGAGGAAGAGGGGCTGAGCTCGCTCGCGGTGCCGGCGCTGGGCACGGGGGCGGGACGGGTCACCGTCGAGGCGAGCGCTCGCGCGGAGGCCTCGGCGCTGCGCTGGCACCTGTTGCTGGGCGGCAGCCGGCTGCGCGAGGTGCGCTTCGTGCTGTTCGAGGAGTCCTTGCGTGAGCGCTTCCGGGATGTGCTCGAGAGCGTACTGCTCGACGCGGACGCGCCCACGCCCGAGGTGGGCAGGCCCGCGCAGATTCTGGAAGCCGCTCCCGACGACAGGACGTTCGTGCCCGCGGTCGCGCGGCGCCTCGCCTGA
- a CDS encoding cytochrome d ubiquinol oxidase subunit II, translated as MSTELWLGGALVAAFVLYALFGGADFGGGVWDLLASGPRKTEQRALIAKALGPVWEVNHVWLIIGVVILFSAFPRAFAALSVALHVPLTLLLLGIVFRGTAFTFRTYDARGDAVQRRWGLVFSVASVLSPALLGMCVGAVVSGDIRVQGLAVVSGFFSAWLSPFALAVGALALCLFAFLAAVYLTAETRELGLQEDFRKRALGAGVAVFLAALGVLVLAREGAPRVWEGLTGSPFALVLHAATAVAAVLAFGLLLARRFWPARVAAAAQVGLIVAGWAASQYPYLVVPDFTLQGSAASVATQRALLVALAVGAALIIPSLLFLLRVFQTAPGEATRR; from the coding sequence ATGAGCACTGAGCTGTGGCTGGGCGGAGCCCTGGTGGCCGCCTTCGTCCTCTACGCGCTCTTCGGCGGCGCGGACTTCGGCGGTGGTGTGTGGGACTTGCTGGCCTCGGGGCCGCGCAAGACGGAGCAGCGGGCGCTCATCGCGAAGGCGCTCGGGCCGGTGTGGGAGGTGAACCACGTCTGGCTCATCATCGGCGTCGTCATCCTCTTCTCGGCCTTCCCGAGGGCCTTCGCGGCGCTGTCGGTGGCGCTGCACGTGCCGCTGACGCTGCTGCTGCTGGGCATCGTCTTCCGAGGCACGGCCTTCACCTTCCGCACCTACGACGCGCGCGGAGACGCGGTGCAGCGGCGCTGGGGGCTCGTCTTCAGCGTGGCGAGCGTGCTGTCTCCGGCACTGCTGGGCATGTGCGTGGGCGCGGTGGTGAGCGGGGACATCCGCGTGCAGGGGCTCGCGGTGGTGAGCGGCTTCTTCTCCGCGTGGCTGTCGCCCTTCGCGCTGGCGGTGGGCGCACTGGCCCTGTGCCTCTTCGCCTTCCTGGCGGCGGTGTACCTCACCGCGGAGACGCGCGAGCTCGGGCTCCAGGAGGACTTCCGCAAGCGGGCGCTGGGGGCGGGCGTGGCGGTGTTCCTGGCGGCCCTGGGGGTGCTGGTGCTCGCACGGGAGGGCGCGCCCCGCGTGTGGGAGGGATTGACGGGCTCGCCCTTCGCGCTGGTGTTGCACGCGGCGACGGCGGTGGCGGCGGTGCTGGCCTTCGGGTTGCTGCTCGCGCGGCGCTTCTGGCCGGCGCGTGTGGCGGCGGCGGCGCAGGTGGGCCTCATCGTGGCGGGGTGGGCGGCCTCGCAGTACCCGTACCTCGTGGTGCCGGACTTCACGCTCCAGGGCTCGGCGGCGTCCGTGGCCACGCAGCGGGCCCTGCTGGTGGCGCTCGCGGTGGGCGCCGCGCTCATCATTCCGTCACTGCTCTTCCTGCTGCGGGTGTTTCAGACCGCACCGGGAGAAGCCACCCGGCGCTGA
- a CDS encoding cytochrome ubiquinol oxidase subunit I, whose translation MDLLYARAQMGLSLAFHIVFAAAGIALPLLMVLSDLKARRTGDADYAVLSRKLAKGTAILFAVGAVSGTVLSFELGLLWPAFMGTYGEVIGLPFALEGTAFFTEAVFLGIYLYGRERIPAGLHLFSGVMVALSGAASAFFVTLVNVFMNDPSGFTLTAGGPVNVDPVAAMFSPGWRHQTAHTLLACYQASAFAMAGIHAFVLLRHPGAAFHRKALSIALPLACLSALLQPLVGHQSAEHVARAQPLKLAAAEGLFQTQRGAGLSIGGLPDMETGTMRYALEIPKGLSLMAFMDPNAEVKGLDAFPRDEWPPVPKVHVAFQVMVGTGGAMALLAVVTLFLRWRRKAWPEDRRVLWGWLLCGPLGVVAMEAGWLVTEWGRQPWIIRGVMRTGEAVTPVPNLAVPFWTFTLVYLFLGAMVVFLMVRQVAGTLPGHEPPAGEVAHEH comes from the coding sequence ATGGACCTGCTCTACGCGCGCGCCCAGATGGGTCTGTCCCTCGCCTTCCACATCGTCTTCGCGGCGGCGGGCATCGCGCTGCCGCTGTTGATGGTGCTCAGTGACCTGAAGGCCCGGAGGACGGGAGACGCGGACTACGCGGTGCTCAGCCGCAAGCTGGCGAAGGGCACGGCCATCCTCTTCGCGGTGGGCGCGGTGAGCGGCACGGTGCTCTCCTTCGAGCTGGGGCTGTTGTGGCCCGCCTTCATGGGGACCTACGGAGAAGTCATCGGGCTGCCCTTCGCGCTGGAGGGGACGGCCTTCTTCACCGAGGCGGTGTTCCTCGGCATCTACCTGTACGGGCGGGAGCGGATACCGGCGGGGCTGCACCTCTTCTCGGGGGTGATGGTGGCGCTGAGCGGCGCGGCGAGCGCCTTCTTCGTCACGCTGGTGAACGTCTTCATGAATGACCCGTCGGGCTTCACGCTCACGGCGGGCGGGCCGGTGAACGTGGACCCGGTGGCGGCGATGTTCAGCCCGGGCTGGAGGCACCAGACGGCCCACACGTTGCTCGCGTGCTACCAGGCGAGTGCCTTCGCCATGGCGGGCATCCACGCCTTCGTGCTGCTGCGGCACCCGGGGGCGGCCTTCCACCGCAAGGCGCTCTCGATAGCACTGCCGCTGGCGTGTCTCTCCGCGCTGTTGCAGCCGCTGGTGGGACACCAGTCCGCGGAGCACGTGGCGCGCGCGCAGCCGCTGAAGCTGGCCGCGGCCGAGGGTCTCTTCCAGACGCAGCGAGGCGCGGGGCTGAGCATCGGCGGGCTGCCGGACATGGAGACGGGCACCATGCGCTACGCGCTGGAGATTCCCAAGGGGCTGTCCCTCATGGCCTTCATGGACCCCAACGCGGAGGTGAAGGGGCTCGACGCCTTCCCGCGCGACGAGTGGCCGCCGGTGCCCAAGGTGCACGTGGCCTTCCAGGTGATGGTGGGGACGGGGGGCGCGATGGCGCTGCTGGCGGTGGTGACGCTCTTCCTGCGCTGGCGGCGCAAGGCGTGGCCCGAGGACCGGCGGGTGCTGTGGGGCTGGCTGCTGTGCGGACCGCTCGGGGTGGTGGCGATGGAGGCGGGGTGGCTCGTCACCGAGTGGGGACGCCAGCCGTGGATCATCCGCGGGGTGATGCGCACGGGCGAGGCGGTGACGCCAGTGCCGAACCTGGCGGTGCCCTTCTGGACGTTCACGCTCGTCTACCTCTTCCTGGGGGCGATGGTCGTCTTCCTCATGGTGAGGCAGGTGGCGGGCACGCTGCCGGGCCACGAGCCGCCGGCGGGGGAGGTGGCCCATGAGCACTGA
- a CDS encoding phage holin family protein, with protein MELESERLERRQLESLSTAELIRHAIEEARLLARAEVLHAKKELRQELKAARTSGILLGAGGVLGLMALAALLVALGLALPLGETLGVLLVGVFLLVVSGGLAFAGVKRLPKKPLSHTQERLKTDLARTRETLQ; from the coding sequence GTGGAACTCGAGTCGGAGCGTCTGGAGCGAAGGCAACTGGAGTCGTTGTCCACGGCGGAGCTCATCCGCCATGCCATCGAGGAGGCCCGGCTGCTGGCGCGGGCCGAGGTGCTGCACGCCAAGAAGGAGCTGCGGCAGGAGCTGAAGGCGGCGCGCACCTCGGGAATCCTCCTGGGGGCGGGAGGCGTGCTGGGGTTGATGGCCCTGGCGGCCCTCCTGGTGGCGCTGGGACTGGCGCTGCCGCTGGGCGAGACGCTCGGCGTGCTGCTGGTGGGCGTCTTCCTGCTGGTGGTGTCGGGTGGCCTGGCGTTCGCGGGCGTCAAGCGGCTGCCGAAGAAGCCCCTGTCGCACACGCAGGAGCGGCTGAAGACGGACCTCGCCCGCACGCGGGAGACACTGCAATGA
- a CDS encoding ADP-ribosylglycohydrolase family protein — protein MSLTPAERQDRFQAAFLGLAIGDALGFPLRGVPPASLTRLPGLAEDFAPRPRGKFAKGQFSDDTQLMLAAAESVIRENKVDGRSAAAHLAWLWQEGIILQPPKQLAEALQKLAQGTPWMSAGAPLGVKCPSVLSRAVVVGLFESKSRVRIRHDAGVLTVLTHKDPTCAAAAAAFAQAIALGLTTSEPLTPAEFCEELALSAAAHDKELAEELRHLPRLLTWDPTRALAQLRKVSVPPSQLKGVDGLPPHVVPVLLTALYATLKVPHDFRQAVELVLRCGGEADVAAACTGALVGAHLGTAAIPARLRKNVLYADTLLDTADRLFQARQVRETLATALAQQHHPKRRR, from the coding sequence ATGTCGCTGACCCCCGCCGAACGCCAGGACAGGTTTCAAGCGGCGTTCCTGGGACTCGCCATCGGAGATGCCCTGGGGTTTCCCCTGCGGGGCGTTCCGCCCGCGAGCCTCACACGCCTGCCTGGACTGGCGGAGGACTTCGCGCCTCGGCCGCGGGGGAAGTTCGCCAAGGGCCAGTTCTCCGATGACACGCAGCTGATGCTGGCGGCGGCCGAGAGCGTCATCCGCGAGAACAAGGTGGACGGACGCAGCGCGGCGGCGCACCTGGCGTGGCTGTGGCAGGAGGGCATCATCCTGCAGCCGCCCAAGCAGTTGGCCGAGGCGCTGCAGAAGCTCGCGCAGGGCACGCCGTGGATGAGCGCGGGCGCGCCCCTCGGAGTGAAGTGCCCCTCGGTGCTCAGCCGCGCGGTGGTGGTGGGCCTCTTCGAGAGCAAGAGCCGGGTGCGCATCCGCCACGACGCGGGCGTGCTGACGGTGCTCACGCACAAGGACCCCACGTGCGCGGCGGCCGCCGCCGCGTTCGCGCAGGCCATTGCCCTGGGGCTGACGACGAGCGAGCCCCTCACGCCCGCGGAGTTCTGCGAGGAGCTGGCGCTCTCGGCGGCGGCGCACGACAAGGAGCTGGCCGAGGAGCTGCGGCACCTGCCCCGGCTGCTGACGTGGGATCCCACGCGGGCGCTGGCGCAGCTGCGCAAGGTGAGCGTGCCGCCCAGCCAGCTCAAGGGCGTGGACGGGCTGCCGCCGCACGTGGTGCCGGTGCTGCTCACCGCGCTGTACGCCACGCTGAAGGTGCCGCACGACTTCCGCCAGGCGGTGGAGCTGGTGCTGCGCTGCGGAGGCGAGGCGGACGTGGCCGCGGCGTGCACGGGCGCGCTGGTGGGCGCGCACCTGGGCACGGCGGCCATTCCGGCGCGGCTGCGCAAGAACGTGCTGTACGCGGACACGCTGCTGGACACGGCGGACCGTCTCTTCCAGGCCCGGCAGGTGCGCGAGACGCTGGCCACCGCCCTGGCCCAGCAGCACCACCCCAAGCGCCGCCGCTGA